In one window of Camelina sativa cultivar DH55 chromosome 15, Cs, whole genome shotgun sequence DNA:
- the LOC104748508 gene encoding uncharacterized protein LOC104748508 — protein sequence MDSLQKKVFWAKPKKEELEEYPIKTIEEVLHAFEVGMCRTTCTVIEVDRDYCWAYIACKKCNKKTIVEQGIKMEDENHKPAPKFYCEVCCQFVKNVTTKFWIYLKIKDKTGESKCMVFDSFAADMVGMQSSELLNNRYDLLEDPEAIPLEVLSLEGKTFEFLLSIELKNIRGSSTIYNVAALCSKGLNSDFEILPSDTYINPSSMLSGGQGSLMITDGSEPSDVDASTSSTPSSKRGSSNMVEGDDQSSTSKKHCSGQKVEDATAAGVSKELNSLFS from the exons ATGGATTCATTGCAAAAGAAAGTGTTTTGGGCAAAACCTAAAAAGGAAGAATTAGAAGAATACCCTATTAAAACTATCGAAGAAGTCTTGCATGCATTTGag GTTGGGATGTGTCGCACTACCTGTACAGTAATTGAAGTCGATAGAGACTACTGTTGGGCCTACATTGCGTGTAAGAAATGCAACAAAAAGACCATCGTCGAGCAAGGCATTAAGATGGAAGATGAGAATCATAAACCAGCACCAAAGTTCTATTGTGAGGTTTGCTGTCAGTTTGTAAAAAACGTCACAACCAA gttCTGGATTTATCttaaaatcaaagacaaaactGGAGAATCTAAATGTATGGTGTTTGATAGCTTCGCTGCTGATATGGTTGGAATGCAATCCTCAGAACTCCTTAACAATAGATACGATTTG CTGGAGGATCCTGAAGCTATTCCTCTGGAGGTTTTATCATTAGAAGGGAAAACATTTGAGTTTCTCCTTTCTATCGAGTTGAAAAATATTAGAGGGAGCTCCACCATTTACAATGTCGCTGCTTTGTGCTCCAAAGGATTGAATTCTGATTTTGAGATTCTCCCTTCAGACACTTATATAAATCCGTCTTCAATGTTGTCTGGTGGTCag GGTTCTTTAATGATTACTGATGGGAGTGAACCATCAGATGTGGATGCTTCAACATCTTCCACTCCATCATCAAAAAGAGGTTCATCAAACATGGTCGAAGGAGATGACCAATCATCTACCTCAAAAAAACATTGCTCTGGACAAAAAGTGGAAGATGCTACTGCTGCTGGTGTTTCTAAGGAACTTAACAGTTTGTtcagttaa
- the LOC104746906 gene encoding uncharacterized protein LOC104746906: MANFSRLTTIYPSNDLKWNVCVKILRMWRKTDDGEDSLELVVCDVFGTKIVVTIPKGLFEIFKSDIQEDAWKVFSAFDVINCSRPIRITEGYYRIVFREDTIVEDTEPRSNNHFIDYVSFDRLYDSYHAITNRCLDIMGRVINVQPLIYVDDPRAVQYEERARLLRFDLKDQNHEVIHCTAYDEHADYFQRYWSPSYTSPIIGVLRFWRAKFAHGGQDIELLSVPGVSTICFDPPYTEVTDFRNRISFNLDSDDDFIY; this comes from the exons ATGGCTAATTTTAGCAGATTAACCACCATATATCCGTCCAATGATCTCAAGTGGAACGTCTGTGTGAAGATCCTTAGGATGTGGCGTAAAACAGATGATGGGGAAGACTCTCTCGAGTTGGTTGTATGTGATGTCTTC GGGACCAAAATAGTAGTAACTATACCGAAAGgtctttttgaaattttcaagtCTGACATCCAAGAAGATGCATGGAAAGTTTTTTCTGCTTTTGACGTCATAAACTGCAGCAGACCTATCCGTATTACTGAAGGTTACTATCGGATCGTGTTTAGGGAAGATACCATTGTGGAAGATACTGAACCACGTTCTAACAATCATTTCATTGATTATGTGTCTTTTGATAGACTATATGATAGTTATCATGCCATAACTAATCGCTGCTTAG ATATCATGGGACGTGTAATCAATGTCCAACCATTGATCTATGTCGATGATCCAAGAGCTGTTCAATATGAGGAAAGGGCCCGACTTTTGCGTTTCGACCTTAAAGACCAAAA TCATGAAGTCATTCACTGTACTGCTTATGATGAACATGCCGACTACTTTCAACGTTATTGGAGTCCTTCTTATACGAGTCCTATCATAGGCGTCCTACGTTTCTGGAGGGCAAAGTTTGCTCATGGAG GTCAAGACATCGAACTTTTGAGTGTTCCTGGAGTGTCTACTATTTGCTTTGATCCTCCATATACTGAAGTAACTGATTTCAGAAACAG GATCTCCTTTAACCTCGACAGTGATGATGACTTTATCTATTAA
- the LOC104746902 gene encoding protein ECERIFERUM 26-like, whose product MGRVQEEGRGPVHGFRLSTVSSSRPTETGTTHELTGLDLAMKLHYLKVVYIYSAETARDLTVMNVKAPLFPVFDQISWITGRLRRDESGRPYIKCNDCGTRLVESHCDLTVDEWLRVPDRSVDESLVYHQPVGPEMAFSPLIYIQMTRFSCGGLALGLSWAHIMGDPLSLSHVFNLWARASVGEKIHCPKTSELERVFQNPNSTDKKPDSIKPVDPVGDLWVAPSNRKMTTFSFNLTVNEIKSHFPATGENEFDILSGIIWKCIAKARGESAPVTITVIKSDPNGLKPRAVRNGQMISSVHVDFSVAEASLEEIVKSIRETNDERFGIDETVDDVSDFIVYGANLTFVDLSGVDFYEAKVMGKSPESVYCNVQGIGDGGAVVVMPGGVEEEERVVTVTLPDDEIEKVKCEMNMCGLITVLVANGE is encoded by the exons ATGGGTCGAGTTCAAGAAGAGGGAAGGGGTCCGGTTCATGGCTTCCGGTTATCGACCGTGAGTTCGTCCCGGCCAACAGAGACCGGTACCACTCACGAGCTCACCGGTTTAGACCTCGCCATGAAGCTCCACTACTTAAAGGTGGTTTACATTTACTCTGCCGAGACAGCACGTGACTTGACCGTGATGAACGTCAAAGCCCCCTTGTTTCCGGTCTTCGATCAGATCTCATGGATCACTGGCAGGTTAAGGCGGGACGAGTCGGGACGCCCGTACATAAAGTGCAACGACTGCGGCACACGTCTCGTGGAAAGTCATTGTGATCTCACAGTGGACGAGTGGCTCCGTGTACCGGACCGGTCCGTTGATGAGTCTTTGGTTTACCATCAACCTGTTGGACCAGAAATGGCATTCTCTCCTTTGATTTATATTCAG ATGACCCGGTTTAGCTGCGGTGGATTAGCTTTAGGCTTGAGCTGGGCACATATCATGGGAGATCCCTTATCGCTTTCTCATGTCTTCAACTTATGGGCTCGGGCTTCTGTTGGTGAGAAGATCCACTGCCCCAAAACCTCTGAGTTAGAAAGAGTGTTTCAAAACCCGAACTCAACGGACAAAAAACCGGATTCAATCAAACCGGTTGACCCGGTTGGGGATCTCTGGGTCGCTCCAAGTAACAGAAAAATGACAACATTCTCCTTCAATTTAACGGTTAACGAGATTAAATCACATTTTCCGGCGACCGGAGAAAACGAATTCGACATTCTCAGTGGAATCATATGGAAATGTATAGCCAAAGCGAGAGGAGAATCAGCTCCGGTTACGATTACAGTTATTAAATCGGATCCGAACGGGTTAAAACCTAGAGCGGTGAGAAACGGTCAGATGATAAGTTCCGTTCACGTCGATTTCTCGGTGGCGGAGGCGAGTTTGGAGGAGATTGTGAAATCGATCCGTGAAACGAACGACGAGAGGTTTGGGATCGATGAGACTGTTGATGATGTTTCAGATTTTATTGTTTACGGAGCGAATTTGACGTTCGTGGATCTGAGCGGAGTTGATTTTTACGAGGCGAAAGTTATGGGGAAGTCACCGGAATCGGTTTATTGTAATGTTCAGGGGATAGGTGACGGTGGAGCGGTGGTGGTAATGCCGGGGGgtgtggaggaggaagagagggtTGTGACGGTGACGTTACCGGATGATGAGATTGAGAAGGTGAAATGTGAAATGAACATGTGTGGGTTGATCACGGTGTTAGTAGCTAACggtgaatga
- the LOC104746905 gene encoding F-box/kelch-repeat protein At3g23880 — MEENIREMFSPPILPLEMVEEILLRLPVKSLTRFKCVCSSWRSLISETLFALKHASILEASKATTSKKSPYGVITTSRYHLKSCCVNSLYNESTVDVSEHDGELLGRDYYQVVGTCHGLVCFHVDYDKSLYLWNPTTKLQQRLSGSDLETSEDEFVVTYGFGYDESEDDYKVVALLQQRQQVKIEAKIYSTREKLWRRSNNACLPSGVVVADKSRSGIYIKGTLNWAATHSSSWTIISYDMSRDELKELPGPVSCSKGCFTLTLGDLRGCLSMVCYCKGANADVLVMKEFGEGASWSKLLSIPGLTDFVRPLWISDGLVVLLEFRSGLALYDCANGRFHYPVAHSLSGCRDAKVYVKTMVSPNVL, encoded by the coding sequence ATGGAGGAAAACATCAGAGAGATGTTCTCACCACCCATTCTTCCTCTTGAAATGGTGGAAGAGATTCTCTTAAGACTACCCGTGAAGTCATTGACGCGATTCAAATGCGTTTGCAGCTCATGGAGATCTTTGATCTCAGAGACTCTGTTTGCTTTGAAACACGCTTCAATCTTGGAGGCATCGAAGGCAACCACTTCCAAGAAGAGTCCTTACGGAGTCATCACAACGTCTCGGTATCATCTCAAGTCGTGCTGCGTCAACTCTTTATACAATGAGTCAACGGTCGATGTTTCGGAGCATGATGGTGAGCTATTAGGCAGAGATTACTATCAAGTCGTGGGGACTTGTCATGGATTGGTTTGTTTCCATGTAGATTACGATAAAAGCCTCTACTTGTGGAACCCGACCACCAAGCTTCAACAAAGATTGTCTGGTTCGGATCTTGAAACGAGCGAGGATGAGTTTGTTGTCACGTATGGGTTTGGCTATGATGAATCTGAGGATGACTATAAAGTGGTTGCATTGTTGCAACAAAGACAACAAGTGAAGATAGAGGCAAAGATCTACTCGACGAGAGAAAAGCTCTGGAGAAGAAGCAACAACGCTTGTCTCCCATCTGGAGTTGTTGTTGCTGACAAATCAAGATCCGGAATCTACATCAAAGGGACTCTAAACTGGGCAGCCACTCACTCGTCATCATGGACCATTATATCATATGACATGTCACGTGATGAGTTAAAGGAGCTTCCCGGACCAGTTAGTTGCAGCAAAGGATGTTTTACATTGACGCTTGGAGATTTGAGAGGATGTCTTTCGATGGTGTGTTATTGCAAAGGAGCTAACGCAGATGTTTTGGTGATGAAGGAGTTTGGAGAAGGAGCATCTTGGTCTAAACTCTTGAGCATTCCTGGTTTGACTGACTTTGTTCGACCGCTATGGATCTCAGACGGTTTAGTGGttttattagagtttagatCTGGTTTAGCTCTCTATGACTGTGCTAATGGAAGGTTTCATTACCCAGTTGCACATAGCTTAAGTGGTTGTCGCGACGCCAAAGTTTATGTCAAGACAATGGTTTCTCCAAATGTTCTTTAA
- the LOC104746904 gene encoding probable magnesium transporter NIPA1 codes for MDQMSPDNITGVILAVSSSIFIGSSFIVKKKGLKKAGASGARAGEGGYGYLKEPWWWAGMITMIFGEVANFAAYAFAPAILVTPLGALSIIFSAVLAHFILQEKLHMFGILGCVLCVVGSTTIVLHAPHEQKIESVKQIWQLAIEPGFLVYSAVIVIVVAILIFYYEPRYGKTHMIVYVGICSLMGSLTVMSVKAVAIAIKLTFSGTNQFKYFNTWIFILVVAFCCLLQINYLNKALDTFNTAVISPVYYVMFTTFTIIASMIMFKDWASQSGLKIATELCGFVTILSGTFLLHKTKDMGNSGSSGRRSVSMPRDTPVFTNSGSARSSTSDKIPS; via the exons ATGGATCAGATGTCACCTGATAACATAACTGGAGTCATTCTAGCAGTGTCTTCAAGTATTTTCATTGGTTCTAGCTTCATCGTCAAGAAAAAAGGTCTCAAAAAGGCTGGTGCAAGCGGAGCCAGGGCAG GTGAAGGAGGGTATGGATATTTAAAAGAACCATGGTGGTGGGCTGGAATGATAACAA tgatttttggGGAAGTAGCTAATTTTGCAGCCTATGCATTTGCACCGGCTATTCTGGTAACACCTTTGGGAGCTTTAAGTATTATATTCAG CGCAGTGCTAGCGCATTTTATTTTGCAAGAGAAATTGCATATGTTTGGGATACTTGGTTGCGTTCTCTGTGTTGTTGGGTCTACAACTATAGTCTTACACGCTCCACATGAGCAGAAGATTGAATCAGTCAAGCAAATATGGCAGCTTGCTATTGAACCag GTTTCCTTGTGTATTCTGctgtgattgtgattgtggtggCTATACTGATCTTCTACTATGAACCGCGCTACGGAAAGACTCATATGATAGTATATGTTGGAATCTGTTCCTTGATGGGTTCTCTTACt GTTATGAGTGTTAAAGCGGTGGCCATTGCGATAAAGCTGACATTTTCAGGGACGAATCAGTTCAAATACTTCAACACTTGGATTTTCATTTTAGTAGTTGCGTTTTGTTGCCTTTTACAAATCAACTACTTGAACAAG GCACTGGATACATTCAACACCGCGGTTATTTCACCGGTTTACTACGTTATGTTCACAACTTTCACCATCATAGCTAGTATGATCATGTTCAAG GATTGGGCATCTCAGAGTGGATTAAAGATTGCAACAGAGTTGTGTGGTTTCGTAACGATTTTGTCAGGAACATTTCTGCTTCACAAGACGAAAGACATGGGAAACAGTGGAAGTAGTGGTCGTAGATCTGTCTCTATGCCTAGAGACACTCCTGTCTTCACCAACTCAGGATCCGCTCGGAGCTCCACCTCAGATAAAATACCCTCCTGA